Genomic segment of Streptomyces sp. NBC_00654:
CAGCGACCGCCCGGCCCCGGCCAGCCGCCCCTGGGTGCAGATCGCGGCCTTGGGCGCCCCGGTCGACCCGGAGGTGAAGTACAGGAGCATCCGGCTGCCGGAGTGCACGGACGCGAGGACGGCCTCGCCCGGACGCGCCCCGGCGTAGGGCGCGAGCAGCTCCGCGTAGGCGTCGGTGTCGGTGACCAGCACCCGTACGCCCGGCAGTACGAGACCGTCGAGCAGCGGCAGGTGCGCGGTCTCGGTGATCAGTACGCGGGCGTCGGTGTGCAGTATGTCGCGGGCCAGTTCGGGCCCGCGCCGGGTGGGGTTGATCCCGGCGACGGCGGCCCCGGCCAGGGCCGCCGCGCTCAACCACAGGGGGAATTCAGGAGTGTTGTCGAGCAGCACCCCGAGATGCGGTTCGCTGCCCGCCGGCAGCAGATCCACCAGGAGTGCGGCCCGCGCGGCGGCGCCGGAGGCGACCTGGTGATGACTGAGCACGGCGGCTTCGTGCTTCAGCCCTGGCCGGTGGTCGCCCCATTGGCGCTGTACGAGCTCCGCGACGGTGCCGGTACTCCTCATGACCCCGCACAGTAACTGACAATCCGTCAGAACTTAACGTCAGAGCAGGCGTAGAACGCGTTCGGGGTGTCCGCGACGTTCCAGACGGCCAGGATGATGTGCTTGCCGGTCTTCTGGGTGGGGATCGTGCCCTGGTGGGTCAGCGTCGCCGGAGGCTGCTGGTTCCCGTACGGCACGGTCATGAACGGCTGTGATTCCAGGGCGGCCCGGGTGAGGGGCTTCGTCGAGTCCCAGCCGTCCTTGGTGATGTAGTACCGGAAGTCGCTCGTCGAGTGACGGGCGGTGAACTGCCAGCGGAAGTTGTAACCCTGTCCGCCGGTGACCTGGGTGGCGGGCCAGTTGCCGCCGCGCGGGTCGTCCAGCTGGGCGAATCCACCGTTGCCGCCGGCGCAGATCTTGCCGTCGGCCGGACCCGCGGCCGGGAAGCCCTTGGGCCCCTCGACGCTCTGCGGCTCCCACTGGATGCTGCCGCAGCCGGTCACCGTGCCGTTGGCACAGAGCTTCTGACGGCTGATGGGGGAATCCGTGTAGCCATGGCTGCTGGCGCTGCTCGTGGCGAGCACCGAAGCACCCGCGATCGCCAGGCCGACCACGGCCGCGCTTGCCCTTTTCCGCATTGCTGTCGCTCCTCAAGAACGTGGGGGATGTTCCATGAGCACTGCTCGACCGGTGCGCGCGTGTCGTGCGGTCTAGACCAAGGCCTAGATTATTGACGCGACGTGAACATGTCCAGACCAATGGGAGTCGGATTCCGAATCGCCGCTCCGGCGGCACCCCACCTTCCTCAGGACCCGTCCCCACCTCCGCGCCCCGTGTAGAAAGCCACCGTCAGATCCTTGACCAGCGCCTTCCGTTCATAGTCGTCGAGCTCCACGATGCCCCGCGAGGTCAGCCGGTTGACCGTGTCGTCGACCGCGTCCACGACCGAAGTCAGCACACTGTCGCGGTGCTTGGCGTCGATCGCGGCGACCCGGCGGCGCTGCATCGCCGCCGCGACATCGGGGGCGTACTCGATCCCGGTCGGCTGCGCCGAGTACACCTCGACGCCCACGGGCTCGCAGTCCGCCTTGAGCATCAGGGTCAGCGCGTCCCCCACGGCCTCCGCGTCGCGCAGGGTCGGGGCGTCCTCGTGGAAGGCGTCGGCGGGCAGCTGCGAGAGCACCCGGGCCATGGCGGCCTCGACCTGCTCGCGCAGATACTCCTCGTGGTTCGCGACCCCGAGGGTGGCCCGCACGGTGTCCTTGATCCGCCAGACGACCAGGACGACCACGCGCAGCGCCGTACCGTCCGCGTCCACGGCGGGCAGCGGCTCGCTGCGCCAGTGCCGCAGCCGTACGTCGACACGGCGGCGCAGCAGCAGCGGGGAGACCCAGAGCAGCCCGGTGCGCCGGACGCTCCCCCGGTAGTCGCCGAAGAGGGTCAGCACCCAGGCGTAGCCGACCCGTCCCCGACCGAGGCCGCCGAGCGCGAAGAGCACGACGGTCACCAGGAGGGCGAACACGGCCCAGACGCCGATGCCGATGCCGTCGTAGGGACGGGAGCCGATGCCGAGCCGGGCGAGCGCGGCGGCGGGCAGCGCTCCCACCCACCACAGGGCGACGAGGCCCGCGCCGAGCCCGAGGGCACCGGTCAGCAGCGCGGCCCAGCCCGGCAGCACCGGACCGGGGCGCTCCGCGAGCCGGGGGTCCCCGACCGGGGAGGGCCGGGTGGACGCCGGCACCACCCGGGCCCGCGCGGGTGCCTGCCGCGGAGCCGGGTGGTGCGGCGGGGGCTGGGCACGGGACGAACGCGGTACGGGGGGCCGCCGCACCCCGGGCGCCCGGGGTGCGGGGCTCTGATTGCCGGGGGGCTGTTCCCCCGGCACCGTCGCGGGGAGCGCGGTGGCGCCGGCGTGCTCCCGCTCGTCACGGAAGAGCAGGTGGACGGGGATGGAGGCGGTGGTCTCGTTGGCGATGACGGAGTGCCGCCGGCCGGTCTCCCGGCGGGTCTCGGCCGCGGCCCCCTGCCCGGACCCGGCCGTGACGGGCAGGGCCACGGAGGTCGTCACGGCCTCCGGCGCCCCGTCGCCGAACGCGGACGGTCCGTCAGCGCCCCGCACCGGTACGGAGACCGTGGCCGACGCGGCGCCGAGCGAGGAGGCGACGGCCTGCCCGGGGGCGAGGTCCAGGACGAGATCCACGCTCCCGTCCCCGGTCCCGGCCCTGTTGCCGTTGCCCGGCACGTCCCCGGTCCTGTCCCCCTTCCCGACGCCGTCCCCGGCCCCGGCCCCGATCCCGGCCCCGTCCCGGGACTTCCCGCCCGGGAACTCCACGGCCGTGGAATCCTCGGACCGGACGGACCCGGCCTCGGGACGGGCCCGTTCCGTCCGGTCCGGCTGCCCGGAGTGTCGCTTCTCTTCCGCGTTCACCGGTTCGCGTTCCTTTCCGTCCTCCGGGGGTCCGGAGCTGTCCGCCGCCGTGGGTCGCATTCCCGCCTCCGTCATGTCCGTTCCGTCACGCGAAGAGCCGGCGCCAGGTCTCCGGGCCGGGGTATCCGTTCGCCGCGGTGCCGCGCCAGCCCTGGGCCCGCTGGAACGCCTCGATGTTGCGGCGGTCCGCCTCGCCCCACCGCGGCCCCGGGCCCGACACGTACTGCTTTCCGTAGCCCTTCTTCACCAACTGTTTACCGAGCCGCTCGACATGGCTGTTGGACTGACCCGGCTTGAAATAGCCTCGCCCGGGGAACGCGACGGCCGTATTCGCGCTGCCGCCCGCGCCGGAGGCGGGGATGCCGCGCCCGGTGCCGTTCACCAGGAGGCGCCAGGTGTGCGGGCCGGGGCGGCCGTCCGCCTCCTTGCCCTTCCAGCCCTGCGCCTTCTGGAACGCCTGGGTCGCGCGCCTGTCCGCGTCGCCCCAGCGGGGCCCCGGGCCCACCGTGTAGAAACGTTTCCCGCCCCGCTCGACCAGCATCTTCCCGAGCTGGGTGACGTACTTGTTGTCGGCGCCGGGGCCGAACTTCCCGGCGCCGGGGAATCCCGTGGACGATCCGCTGCCGCCCGACCCGCCGGCCAGGCCCTTGTAGCGGTACGCCACGTAGCGGTCGGAGTTGTTCCAGTACGCCATGGGGGTCGCCTGCTTGCGCGTCTTCGGGCGTGCCTGCTCGTAGGCGATGTACTGCTTGTGCGTGTGGTCGGTCCAGCCGCCGAAGATCGTGACGTGGGAGCCCCTGGACGGGTCGGCCGGGTTGTGGAAGAGCAGCATGTCGCCGGGCTGGAGCTCCGAGCGGGAGATCCGTGTCCCGTACGCGGCGAGGCTCCCGGTCCATTCGTTGCCGCCGAGGTTCCAGGCCATCGACACGAAGCCGGAGCAGTCCTGGCGGTACCCGTCCGACCAGTACTTCTCCATGCTGTACGGGACCTTCGCGGACACCCACTTCTTGGCCCGGTCGATGATGTCGGCCCGGGTGGTCCTGCGCAGGCCCGAGGTGGAGGACGGTGGGCCGGACGCCCCGGCACCCATCAGCGGTCCCGTCTCGCCCTGCGGGGTGGCCGGTTCGGGATCGGCGTTCTCGTCCGTCCGTGCGGATCCGGCGGCGTGGCCGGCCGCGACCGCCGCCTCGACGGCTCCACTGGACAGGCACACCCCGGCGGCGGTGACCAGGACCAGCGCACGGCGTGCGCCGTGCGCCGCCGGGTGGCCACCGTGTCGTACCGGCAGGGCCCTGGCGGCGGTGCGCCGCTGCACGGCACACCCCGCACAGATGCAGTCGATGGTGGGTTCGTACTCCTCGAAGACCGGCACAGTCATGCGATTCCCCTCCGCACTCGTCAAGATCTTTGGGCGCATCTGCAACGGGCGCCAGTGTCTCAACCCTCCTGACATATCGCATTTTGACGGACCAATGAGAAAAAACGACCATCTGACGGGGCGTGGCGGCTGGGAATTGGTTCTGAGCACGCCCGGAGGTCGGGTAGAGTTCTCCAGGTCAGCAGGCGCCGTTAGCTCAGTTGGTTAGAGCAGCTGACTCTTAATCAGCGGGTCCGGGGTTCGAGTCCCTGACGGCGCACGCACAGTCAAGACCCCCTCACTCAACGTGAGGGGGTCTTGTCCGTTTGCCACCGCCCCCGACCGCCCCTCGCGGAGCGTGTCGCATCCGAGGTTCACGCACAGCCCACTCACAGGATCCGCACCATCACCAGGAAGTAACCGCACGGTCACAGAATGCCCATGGATGCGCC
This window contains:
- a CDS encoding lytic polysaccharide monooxygenase, coding for MRKRASAAVVGLAIAGASVLATSSASSHGYTDSPISRQKLCANGTVTGCGSIQWEPQSVEGPKGFPAAGPADGKICAGGNGGFAQLDDPRGGNWPATQVTGGQGYNFRWQFTARHSTSDFRYYITKDGWDSTKPLTRAALESQPFMTVPYGNQQPPATLTHQGTIPTQKTGKHIILAVWNVADTPNAFYACSDVKF
- a CDS encoding peptidoglycan-binding protein, translated to MTVPVFEEYEPTIDCICAGCAVQRRTAARALPVRHGGHPAAHGARRALVLVTAAGVCLSSGAVEAAVAAGHAAGSARTDENADPEPATPQGETGPLMGAGASGPPSSTSGLRRTTRADIIDRAKKWVSAKVPYSMEKYWSDGYRQDCSGFVSMAWNLGGNEWTGSLAAYGTRISRSELQPGDMLLFHNPADPSRGSHVTIFGGWTDHTHKQYIAYEQARPKTRKQATPMAYWNNSDRYVAYRYKGLAGGSGGSGSSTGFPGAGKFGPGADNKYVTQLGKMLVERGGKRFYTVGPGPRWGDADRRATQAFQKAQGWKGKEADGRPGPHTWRLLVNGTGRGIPASGAGGSANTAVAFPGRGYFKPGQSNSHVERLGKQLVKKGYGKQYVSGPGPRWGEADRRNIEAFQRAQGWRGTAANGYPGPETWRRLFA